The Vibrio astriarenae genome contains a region encoding:
- a CDS encoding methyl-accepting chemotaxis protein, giving the protein MREIAFRWIDRYLINVTLKENFMFLFFAPVLAMVIVSATLIDAAQDQQETLVTQHLEVMNRLVSESGLSDHQVARVLVGSGVEQNSQSQLVPSSAPSFVTALNWTHISIMVISCLFIAICLYYIMTFIGGALYNIYEAVSKLADGDLSFRIGHAPARNDFNLIARTVDRVSEREQKLVIATQEAITLIQEISSELKLRGIENQSLSADQQQRIDSLASATEEMAGSIHQVASHAKETSHETTVATQATEQGQKNVEQTRQSINQLGGEINVAAEAVAELDHNAAEIDDVVTTINAISEQTNLLALNAAIEAARAGEKGRGFAVVADEVRTLAGRTQMATVEIKKMIEALQSNSQGLMKVMSNTVENAEACEQSMRSVSSDIDSISNQNQHIADRSLEIAAASEQQGIVASSLAMDVEKVREQSLAFSDMVIRSTQEIEQLHRQADVLDELMKDLKV; this is encoded by the coding sequence ATGAGAGAAATAGCTTTTCGTTGGATAGACCGATATTTGATCAATGTAACGCTGAAAGAGAACTTTATGTTTCTCTTTTTCGCACCAGTGCTTGCTATGGTAATAGTCAGTGCTACTTTGATCGATGCAGCGCAAGACCAGCAAGAAACGCTAGTGACTCAACACCTAGAGGTCATGAATCGCCTAGTTTCAGAGTCGGGTCTGTCTGATCATCAAGTAGCGAGAGTATTAGTGGGTAGTGGTGTCGAGCAAAACAGTCAATCACAACTCGTACCGTCCAGTGCGCCGAGTTTTGTTACCGCACTCAATTGGACTCATATCAGTATCATGGTGATCTCATGCTTGTTCATTGCAATCTGCCTTTATTACATCATGACGTTTATCGGTGGCGCGCTCTACAATATCTATGAGGCTGTCTCAAAACTTGCCGATGGTGACCTCTCTTTTCGCATCGGCCATGCGCCAGCGCGTAATGATTTCAACTTAATTGCGCGTACCGTTGACCGTGTATCTGAGCGTGAGCAAAAGTTGGTCATCGCGACTCAAGAGGCCATCACACTAATTCAAGAGATAAGCTCTGAGCTGAAGCTGCGTGGAATAGAGAATCAAAGCTTGAGTGCCGACCAGCAGCAGCGTATCGATTCACTGGCAAGTGCAACCGAAGAGATGGCGGGTTCGATTCATCAGGTAGCGAGTCATGCAAAAGAGACCTCCCATGAAACGACGGTTGCCACTCAAGCAACCGAGCAAGGACAGAAGAATGTTGAGCAGACACGTCAGTCGATTAACCAGCTAGGTGGTGAGATCAATGTCGCGGCCGAGGCGGTTGCTGAACTTGATCATAATGCCGCAGAAATTGATGATGTAGTGACGACAATCAACGCCATCTCTGAGCAAACGAACCTTCTGGCACTCAATGCCGCGATTGAAGCTGCGCGAGCGGGTGAAAAGGGACGTGGCTTTGCCGTGGTTGCCGATGAAGTTCGTACATTGGCTGGTCGTACCCAGATGGCTACGGTCGAGATAAAGAAAATGATCGAAGCACTTCAGTCAAATAGCCAAGGTTTGATGAAGGTGATGAGTAATACGGTTGAAAATGCCGAGGCATGTGAACAGTCTATGCGTTCAGTGAGTAGCGACATCGATAGTATCTCAAATCAGAACCAACACATTGCTGATCGTAGTTTAGAAATTGCCGCAGCGTCTGAGCAACAGGGTATTGTTGCATCAAGCCTTGCGATGGATGTGGAGAAGGTTCGAGAGCAGTCGCTGGCATTTTCTGACATGGTGATTCGCTCAACTCAAGAGATCGAGCAGTTGCACAGACAGGCAGATGTACTAGATGAGCTAATGAAGGACCTTAAAGTATAG
- a CDS encoding BCCT family transporter, with protein sequence MEKSFSLIDKPTFFGALFLLLSVVFPLLMFPAQGADWIAIAKSFMTDKLGVLYLALGIAAICFMIYTVFSDLGQIKLGDVDEQPEFNNASWAAMLFCGGIGASILYWGCIEWAYYYQSPPFQLEAGSEEAVRWAATYGLFHWGPIAWSIYLIPALPIAYFYYVRKQPVLKISAALMPVLGEERANGAIGKFIDVLFIFGMLGGAATTLGLAAPLINGGLHHLFDVPNNTSTQVAVLLLCTAIFGYSAYAGLEKGIKFLSNINFWGAMGLLLFILAVGPTVFILETGLDSIGRMMSNFFVMATWAEPFGGYGEFADTHFPQDWTIFYWAWWLVFAPCMGLFVARISRGRTIKQMVVGSIFYGSLGCFLFFIVLGNYGLSLQLMGELDVISILNQSGAPAAIFAMLDTLPLAPMIIGVFTLLCIIFTATSFDSISYILASVVQNDVTEEPMRWNRLFWAFTLSFLPTVLMFMGGLSTLQTAAIVGGLPLLAISVMLMVSFVRAASLDIRHQAEYEEPTINIEELPEMDPWSTEGMALAKFERCRDSAQQAAEEEREVLVDLNRLRKRIRAFALEHYNDATYANHLLPDEMQEELKRLSEMLGLAKEKKQALSQEAQESRAEFNLVMLGLEQATT encoded by the coding sequence ATGGAAAAATCCTTCTCTTTAATAGACAAACCGACTTTTTTCGGGGCGCTATTCCTATTACTAAGCGTGGTATTCCCACTTCTTATGTTCCCAGCACAGGGAGCTGATTGGATTGCTATCGCTAAATCTTTTATGACTGACAAGCTAGGTGTGCTGTATCTTGCGCTAGGTATTGCTGCTATCTGCTTTATGATCTATACCGTGTTCAGTGACTTAGGACAGATCAAGCTTGGTGATGTTGACGAGCAGCCAGAATTTAACAATGCTTCTTGGGCAGCGATGTTATTTTGTGGTGGTATCGGCGCCAGTATTCTGTATTGGGGTTGTATCGAGTGGGCCTACTATTATCAGTCGCCACCCTTTCAGCTAGAGGCAGGCAGTGAAGAGGCTGTGCGTTGGGCTGCCACGTACGGGCTGTTTCACTGGGGCCCCATCGCATGGTCAATCTATTTGATTCCTGCGTTACCTATTGCCTACTTCTACTATGTGCGTAAGCAGCCTGTTCTTAAAATCTCAGCCGCGTTGATGCCGGTACTGGGTGAAGAGCGCGCGAACGGTGCGATCGGTAAGTTTATCGATGTCCTGTTTATCTTTGGCATGTTGGGCGGTGCCGCCACAACGTTGGGTTTAGCGGCTCCCCTCATCAACGGTGGTTTACATCACTTGTTTGATGTGCCAAATAACACTTCAACGCAAGTGGCTGTACTTTTATTATGCACTGCTATCTTCGGCTACTCAGCTTATGCTGGATTGGAAAAAGGCATTAAGTTTCTTAGCAATATCAACTTCTGGGGTGCAATGGGGTTACTCTTGTTCATCTTGGCGGTTGGGCCGACAGTCTTTATTCTTGAAACGGGCTTAGACTCTATTGGCCGCATGATGTCGAACTTTTTTGTGATGGCGACATGGGCTGAGCCATTCGGTGGTTATGGCGAGTTTGCAGATACTCATTTCCCCCAGGACTGGACCATTTTCTACTGGGCTTGGTGGCTGGTGTTTGCACCTTGTATGGGGTTATTTGTTGCGCGAATTTCACGTGGACGAACAATTAAGCAGATGGTTGTGGGCTCAATCTTCTATGGTTCATTGGGCTGTTTCTTATTCTTTATTGTTTTAGGTAACTATGGTTTGTCTCTTCAATTGATGGGTGAGCTTGATGTTATCTCAATCCTAAATCAATCGGGTGCACCTGCCGCAATCTTCGCGATGCTCGACACGTTACCGTTAGCACCGATGATCATTGGGGTGTTCACGTTGTTATGTATCATCTTCACTGCAACCTCGTTTGATTCCATCTCGTATATTTTGGCGTCAGTTGTGCAAAACGATGTGACTGAAGAGCCGATGCGCTGGAATCGTCTATTCTGGGCATTCACATTGTCCTTTTTGCCAACGGTGTTAATGTTCATGGGTGGGTTATCAACACTACAAACGGCAGCAATTGTCGGTGGCTTGCCACTGTTAGCGATTTCAGTCATGTTGATGGTGTCGTTTGTGCGCGCAGCGAGCCTGGATATCAGGCATCAAGCTGAGTACGAAGAGCCAACGATCAATATTGAAGAGCTTCCAGAGATGGACCCTTGGTCCACGGAAGGTATGGCACTAGCTAAGTTTGAACGTTGTAGAGACAGCGCGCAGCAAGCGGCTGAAGAAGAGCGAGAAGTGTTGGTCGATCTCAATCGCTTGAGAAAACGCATACGCGCGTTTGCACTTGAACACTACAACGACGCAACCTATGCAAATCATCTATTACCAGATGAGATGCAAGAGGAGCTAAAGCGCCTGTCAGAGATGCTTGGTTTAGCAAAAGAGAAGAAACAGGCTCTATCTCAAGAGGCTCAAGAATCTAGGGCTGAGTTTAACCTTGTTATGCTTGGATTAGAGCAAGCAACAACTTAG
- a CDS encoding DUF2999 family protein, translating to MNPIIAMLKENNISDEQISDVFEALTQNPLAAMATIGQLGLPQEQLQLLMGQVMQNPMLIKEAVEELGLDFSKVEAAKEQLNK from the coding sequence ATGAACCCAATTATTGCTATGCTGAAAGAGAACAATATCAGCGATGAGCAGATCAGTGATGTGTTTGAAGCCCTGACGCAAAATCCACTTGCAGCGATGGCGACGATCGGTCAACTAGGTCTTCCACAAGAGCAACTTCAACTGTTAATGGGTCAAGTGATGCAAAACCCGATGTTGATTAAAGAAGCGGTGGAAGAACTAGGATTGGACTTCTCAAAAGTTGAAGCGGCGAAAGAGCAGCTCAACAAGTAG